In Lycium barbarum isolate Lr01 chromosome 9, ASM1917538v2, whole genome shotgun sequence, the DNA window tagacttagttttgggcaatttgcacgattgcccttcatacagaatggtctttaatttttgcccctcaattcGTTAGTCTTTAGTTTTTGGCCTTCACTTAAAAAGGTAGCCGAAAATACCCTGAAGTTCTAGGTTCAAAACCTAGTAgagttaaaaataataatattttcacaaGGCATAGGTTTCTATGAACTTATGTCTATTCAGGCAAAGTTACATAGAACCTATGCCGGagacggcagactttgcctttTAAGGTAAACTTTTAGCTATGCCTTAAAGTCTGCCGgttccggcagactttgccttataaggcagacttttagttatgccttaaggtaaAGTCCGCCGCGTAAGGTAGATTTTTTGCAAAAGTCTTgccttgctatttttttttttgactgagcaggggttcgaacccagaacctcggtgtattttcggccacctttttaggtgaggggcaaaaattaaagactagcaatttgaggtgcaaaattaaagaccaccccaaaagaagggcagtccgcgcaaaaaaatgcctATTTTTCTTTAAAgccacggagatatttttttaaacgaatcaGAACCGACCCCccagaaaaaaaattaccatgtggtgttagaaaaatatgtctactaaaaaaaaaatgagaagacttttttttaaaacccacatgacattttttttaattaaaaaataagctatatgatttttttttaaaaatccccTTAGCGaaaaaggtatatttgcaccattttgtaacggcaagagtatatatacaccacttttttaacgggggtatatctgctctaaatcgcaaagttgaaggGTATATTTGCTCCTTTGccctatattttttttaaaaattattggcTAATGGTGATATAGGGTCAGTTTGCACATGCTTTAATCAGTGGCTGAGTCAGGATTTTCtccaagggggttcaaaatataaaaaagtaaacatatgaAAAAGCCAAAGgaagttcaacatctactatatatacataaaaagtaaTTTTAACCATGTGTAAACAATATTTTTTTCCCCTGATAAGAGTAAGATTTGTGTACACTTTACCCGCCCCTGACCTTAATTATACAGTCTGATACCTACTACCTCTCATCGAATAAGTCTATCAAGAAATATAAGAAATCACGTACCTTTAAAGTTGTCTTTGCTGGCTCTGAATTATGCAATGACCGGCTCTGAATTATGCAATGACCCTTTTTAGTGGCTTTGTTCATCAGATCCTGCAGTATTGGTATTACTGGTTGAAAATGGACGTTGCATCATTATGAAATTTGCAAAGAATTAGAGTGGGTTGCTATCTGGACAAGTATGTATTCATCAGTTAATGCTAAATGTTATAACATTCCACTATGGAAGACATCATGTATCTTCGTAATTTGCAGGCTAATCTGTCAAGTGACGGAGACGGAAATTTTAATAAGAAAATTAAAAATGCAAGAATGTAACACCTAGAATTCAAATTTACGGCCGCAAAATTCAGTTTTTGGAGTCACCTGTGGCACCACACTAGATATTTTTTTACTATGGCAAAGACATTCAACAATTTATAAATATACAAAATTACCCCTTTTATGTAgtacaattttttttaggaagTAAATTCAGTTGAATCACATTGGAACCTTAGACTAGTATGTATTTGCATAGAACAAATTTTCCAACTATTGTTATTCAAAAACAAATCACAAATAGGTTGATGCATGACCAAGTGACTTTATTAATAGAATCACTTAAATATCTCAACTCTTGAATTTCAAAATAGTGCTAACTAGTAATTATAAAATTTGGATCCAAAATGGTGACATGAAAAGGGATGCAGTGTGAAACAGATTTGGAGTGATTAACAACAAATGGTTTTTCTCTtctctaaaataaaaaaatatggaGTATCTCCTATGTTATACATTTTACTTTTATTCAAAAAATTATTTACCAATATTGAATATCCAATATTCTTTCTTGCTAAGATATCTATCGAGGACCGTCAAGAagtatgataaaataattgaatttTTGTATTCAAATCTTGAGAAAGGACAAACCTTTCTATAAAGCACACTTTATCTCCTTTGTGGGTCAAATCAACGTGAATCCGAATTTATTAAAGCCAATAGATTTTAgaattttaaatatttaaaataatataacATCCTCTTAACAAAAATAAATTCGTGTATATGTTAAATAGTTAAATTAAACCAGTGTTTTggattacaacaacaataacaacatacccattgTAATGTCACAAGATGAGTTTGAGAAGGGTAAAATGTACGTAAATCTTACTTCTACCTGAGAGGTAGGGAGCGTGTTTCCAATACGCCCTCGATTATGTACTATAGAATAATAATGAAAATTTTCAGTAAGAAGTTAAAAGAAAAGATAAAAGAAAGGCTGCAGCTCTAAAACCCCTTTAAAACCCTTTACATTTCTGGTAGTGTTCGTTTTCATTGCATCAAATTCTTGCAACAAAAATTCCCTTTACCAAGGTAAAAGTACTCATTCTAAACTCTATGTTCTGTAAACCTTTTAATTTATACCTTTGCATGTCTCATAAAGTGAAAGTAAAACAAATCAattaaaagaaagaagaaagaaaaagaaaaaaaaggagctAAGCTTTCCTTCTCATTCAATTTGGGGTTGTTtgttgtaacttttttttttcccctgtGTATTATGTTCATAGTCAAGATATTGAAGAACTAAATTGTGGTTGGTTCCATATTTTAACTACACGTTCAAGATTGCTCCTTGtttgttcttttctttttaggATCAAGAATGTAACTTACCATATTCAAAAAATTGTTCTTTTTTTCAGGTTTTTGTCATTCTCCAACCTATAAGCTGTAATTCTGGTTGTTTCTTGAGTTGAAAAATGCCGGACATTGAAAGGCTTGTGAATGATTTTGTTGCAAAGCTCAGTAAACGGTTAGTGCAGTGATAGAATTTATCCAAAAGAAGTAGTAGTTGTTTTATTTGATTGGATAATTAGGAAATCCTGTTTTCTTTTTTGATTGGTAGTAAGGTTGAAGGGTCACAAGCAACTTCGCGGCTAACAGCAGAGTTGCTTCGTTCGGTTGTTTCGTTGCAAAGACTGCCACCTACTAACTCAGCTGCAGTACTCATTGAGGCTGTAAGGGGTATAGGTGTTAAATTGGTTGCTGCCAACCCCGTTGGTAAGTATTTTATCTGCCAATACAAGAATGATGATCTCTTTGTAGAAATTTGATGTTCCAGAATAGAATTTAGTCTTATAAGTAGTTTTTGATTTAAACAATCCTAGTTGGTACTGGGGAATTTGGATGCTAGAGACGTTTTTAAGCGTATCTTTTTCCAAAAGAAGGACAACTTTTTATCAATGATATATTGCTTTGTGTTTTGTTTGATTTGCTTCACTTGGGCCATTTCTTGGAAATTTGGTATGTGCCTGGTTAACTAGTTGTGTTAACGTTGTTTAATAGTCATGAGAAGGACACGTTTGACCTATGGTTAAGCCTAAGTCATCAACTTCTGCTGCTGCATTTATTTGTTCCATTTCAGAACTCGAATTGTGCTCTATACTTACCATGACATACTTTGTCGACCTAAATCTTGGAGGTACGATACTGCAGGAATAGGTAATGAATAAGCACTCGTGTAGTGTGCGAGAGCTAGTTTTAAGACTGGGAACTTGATTTTGTTGTTCCGATGTTCATATCAGAGCAGTCTTCTGCAAATTTGTATGCAGTATAGACATGACCGTTTTGTTCTTTTCACAAAATGTAGATGCAATCTCTCTCTCCCCCACCCTCCCTCCCTCTGTCTCTTTCTCCCTCCCTCCCTCTGGGAGGAAGGTGGGTCCATAGAAATGTTGAATGAGGAAACGTAAACCTCTTTCAACAGCACGATTGAAAGGGAATGCTAGTTTCCCGATTGTGCGGTGCATTTTGGTAAAAGGTTCCACCGATTACTCGTCTCCATTTATGTGGCAGAATTTGACTGTAAAAACCAAAAGAAGAATTTTGACACATAAGTTAATTATATGCAAAGCACTAACATTAACCTTACTACCAACAATTATTGAGGCGGTGAGAATGACACATTTCCATTCATCCTTTTTTCTCCTCATGAAAGGTGAACTTTTAAGTCAAGTAGGTCTCAACAAATCATGTCATTAAAGGGTAAATAGGAATGATAATTTTAAGCAATCTCTAAATACAAAACTGCAACAATCTTTTCCGGATAGACTTAAAAGAAAAGCGTGTCACAGAAAATGGGATGAGGGAGTACTAATTTCAGTGTAGATTTTCCACATTTCCATATGTGAAAAGCATTTTTAGGACTCCTATAATGAGATTAGAAGTGGTCCCCATCCTCTATTGGTATATCTACTGGAAGCTTCACTGTTATTCAAGCATATTAAGGCTTAGTTTCTTATGTTCATTGCATTTGTTCAAACTGGTTCTGCTACTGCTGTATTAGCGACTGTTAGGAGTAGCATGGTTTCAACTTATACCTCCTGATATGCCTGTATGTTTGGGGTCTTTAATTTCTATAGCATCCCAGTTCTTCAATTAAATACCAGTGGCGTCACATTGTATTTCTGTGTATAGCTAAATCTCTTTTTATTATTCTCAAACTTTGGCCCTTCCGTGGACTGAAGTTTGAGACAAAATTACCATTGCTCCAAAGTTCCCCTCCAtgtgtatacacacacacacgcgCGCGCGTATATATTCATAATGTGTGTATATTATTGCATGCTTTCTTTATGAAAAAAGAACAGTTCTCACCCACCATTTGGATATTAGAGAGTTTTATCCTCTTAGATCAGATATACCTGATCCTTGTTTCAATGCAAGGATTGTCAACAATACTTTAAATTGAGAATTTATAGCGAATTAATGACCTTTAGAAGCACTCTAAATTACGTAATCATATTTGTTTATTCCAAGAATGATATATAACCAAAACCTTATTAAATTGCAGAGCTTGCTGTTGGAAATATTGTTAGGCGCGTTCTTCATATTATCCGGGAGGAGGATCTTTCTCTTTTGACCAGTAAAACGGGCGACTTAGATTTAACTGCAAGTGATGATGAACGAACCATAGACCACGATTGTGGCCCAACTCagtctgctgctgctgctgcagctaaaagtgttttacggtctcCTTCATTGCATGCACTTCTGGAGAATATGGATAAAGCTGTACCGAGTAACATATACACCTCCTCTTCAGGTGGAGATTCTGAAGAGAAAAGCAAAGGTGAACGCTCCTGTGAATTTGAAGCGATTTAACTGCAATCATTTTTTAGCTTCAGTACTGAATTATCTGTTGTTGTATGTTGCAGCTGATAAACTTGCCAGGACTCGGAAGTTAAAACATGATGTCATTGAGGCAATTAACATATTAATTGAAGATATTGATACTTGTCATGAACTGATCGCAGAACAGGCAGTTGAGCATATTCACCAAAAGTATTTACCTTCCGCACGTACTGGGAAATATGTTTGTATCGTTTTATGCACACTACATATTTCAAGTAACATTATAGCATGGTTTTTCAATCAAAATGTGATAGCTAATTCACAAATGCAATTTTTTCAGTGAAGTAATACTAACATTAGGTAGTTCAAGAACTGCCTTTGAATTCCTCTGTGCCGCAAAAGAGAAAAAACGGTCTTTTCGGGTGGTTGTTGCAGAGGGTGCACCAAGGTTTGTGGAGTATTCTGTAATTTCCAAGAAATAAATGAACCATGAATCTTGTTTTTCATATTAACCGTAAAATTTCCCCTCTTCATTCGTGCTTGATCAGGTACCAGGGGCATGCTCTTGCAAAAGAGCTGGTAGCAAGAGGTCTACAAACTACAGTTGtaacagattctgctatttttgcAATGATTTCTAGAGTAAATATGGTAACTTTCTGGATCGGCTATTTTATAAATCCGTGCTTGGGCTACCTTTGGTCAGAATCCTAACCTTGTTGTGTAGGTTATAGTGGGAGTTCATGCAGTGATGGCCAATGGTGGTGTCATTGCACCTGTTGGAATGAACATGGTAGCACTTGCAGCTCAAAAGCATGCTGTTCCATTTGTCGTAGTTGCTGGCATTCACAAGGTA includes these proteins:
- the LOC132610184 gene encoding uncharacterized protein LOC132610184, yielding MPDIERLVNDFVAKLSKRKVEGSQATSRLTAELLRSVVSLQRLPPTNSAAVLIEAVRGIGVKLVAANPVELAVGNIVRRVLHIIREEDLSLLTSKTGDLDLTASDDERTIDHDCGPTQSAAAAAAKSVLRSPSLHALLENMDKAVPSNIYTSSSGGDSEEKSKADKLARTRKLKHDVIEAINILIEDIDTCHELIAEQAVEHIHQNEVILTLGSSRTAFEFLCAAKEKKRSFRVVVAEGAPRYQGHALAKELVARGLQTTVVTDSAIFAMISRVNMVIVGVHAVMANGGVIAPVGMNMVALAAQKHAVPFVVVAGIHKLCPSYPHNPEVCLNDMRSPAELLEFGQFSNCMEFGMDSGAPLQVVNPGFDYVAPELVSLLITDIGGHNPSYMYRLISDYYSADDFDLQGRIK